In one Candidatus Zixiibacteriota bacterium genomic region, the following are encoded:
- a CDS encoding GNAT family N-acetyltransferase, whose protein sequence is MIKIRHIREEDAEAFLAMIQMLDNETRFMMYEPGERRATVETMREKIRNILAKENQTVFVAEDDNWIIGFLQAMGGEPRRIRHRVYIVLGIIREFWGRGVGKNLFLEMEKWAREKGMHRLELTVMADNERGIRLYQKMGFEIEGMRKHSLLVDGEYVDEFTMYKLLD, encoded by the coding sequence ATGATCAAAATCAGGCATATCAGGGAGGAGGACGCCGAGGCGTTCCTGGCCATGATACAGATGCTTGATAATGAAACCAGGTTCATGATGTACGAACCGGGCGAGAGAAGAGCAACGGTCGAAACCATGCGCGAGAAAATCCGCAATATTCTTGCAAAAGAAAATCAGACCGTTTTTGTGGCCGAGGATGACAACTGGATTATCGGTTTTCTTCAGGCCATGGGCGGGGAACCCCGAAGAATTCGGCACCGGGTTTATATCGTGCTCGGAATCATCAGGGAATTTTGGGGCCGCGGCGTCGGGAAAAACCTCTTTCTGGAAATGGAGAAATGGGCCCGCGAAAAGGGGATGCACCGCCTGGAGTTGACCGTCATGGCCGACAATGAGCGGGGAATTCGGCTTTATCAGAAAATGGGTTTTGAAATCGAGGGGATGAGGAAGCATTCTCTTCTGGTTGACGGCGAATATGTCGATGAGTTCACCATGTACAAATTGCTCGACTGA
- a CDS encoding electron transfer flavoprotein-ubiquinone oxidoreductase: MDIQRETLEVDLLVVGAGPAGLSFSYHLASLINQSGGKVAMPEIMVIEKGSYTGAHSLSGAILDPRSIREMMPDFKEKGLPIENEVGPDSLYYFTKKSQHKFPILPPPFKNEGNYIVSLNKVAGWLAEQVEAIGINIFSSTGGFELLVENNRVTGIRTVDLGLDKEGHPRPNFEPGSYLKAKVTILAEGTHGSLAKEAIDKLNLRDGRLPQAYLTGVKEVWEIPEGRLRPGEVIHTFGWPQPSEEYGGGFIYAMSNKMAAIGYAVGLNSPNPTSDAHYKFQQFKLHPFVKKIFEGGTMLHYGAKTIPEGGYYAMPRLYHDGLLMVGDAAGFLNAQKLKGIHLAIKSGMLAAETIYDALEKHDFSVGVLKGMQRRFENSWAKDELYAVRNYHAGFDSGLLGGMFHAGLQMLSRGRGLIDRATTRPDHQHMMHLRDYVTQRGDDAVSKDLKFDNKYTLDKLTDVYHSGTKHEEEQPPHLVISDYNICNGICTEQFGNPCRHFCPAQVYEMVEDAANPGKKKLQLTPSNCVHCKTCDIADPYQVIKWVVPEGGGGPNYTNM; the protein is encoded by the coding sequence ATGGATATCCAACGAGAAACCCTTGAGGTTGATTTACTTGTTGTAGGGGCGGGCCCGGCAGGGCTTTCTTTTAGTTATCACCTGGCCAGTCTTATCAATCAATCCGGAGGCAAAGTTGCTATGCCGGAAATTATGGTTATTGAAAAGGGCTCATATACGGGAGCTCATTCATTATCGGGCGCCATACTTGATCCGCGAAGTATTCGCGAGATGATGCCGGATTTCAAAGAAAAAGGGCTTCCGATTGAAAATGAGGTCGGCCCTGATTCCCTTTATTATTTCACCAAGAAATCGCAGCATAAATTTCCCATACTGCCGCCTCCTTTTAAGAATGAGGGAAACTATATCGTTTCTCTAAATAAAGTGGCGGGATGGCTGGCGGAGCAGGTAGAGGCAATCGGGATAAATATTTTTTCGTCCACCGGCGGCTTCGAACTTCTGGTCGAGAATAATCGCGTCACAGGGATACGTACGGTTGACCTCGGGCTGGATAAAGAGGGGCATCCGCGTCCCAATTTTGAGCCGGGGTCTTATTTGAAGGCCAAAGTGACGATTCTGGCCGAGGGGACTCATGGTTCGTTGGCCAAAGAGGCGATTGACAAACTCAATTTGCGCGATGGGCGGCTCCCGCAGGCTTATCTCACCGGTGTTAAGGAAGTTTGGGAGATTCCGGAGGGGCGCCTGCGTCCGGGTGAGGTTATACATACTTTCGGCTGGCCGCAGCCGAGCGAGGAATATGGCGGCGGATTTATTTATGCCATGAGCAATAAGATGGCGGCAATCGGGTATGCGGTCGGGCTCAACAGCCCCAATCCTACCAGTGATGCGCATTACAAGTTCCAGCAATTTAAGCTTCATCCTTTCGTGAAAAAGATTTTTGAGGGCGGGACGATGCTTCACTACGGCGCCAAGACTATCCCCGAGGGGGGGTACTATGCCATGCCGAGGTTGTACCATGACGGTCTTCTGATGGTCGGTGATGCGGCCGGATTTCTTAACGCGCAGAAGCTGAAAGGGATTCATCTGGCAATCAAGTCGGGGATGCTGGCCGCGGAGACAATATATGATGCGCTGGAGAAGCATGATTTCAGCGTCGGCGTCCTTAAAGGGATGCAGCGGCGGTTTGAAAATTCCTGGGCCAAAGATGAATTGTATGCCGTGCGTAATTATCACGCCGGTTTTGACAGCGGCCTTCTGGGCGGCATGTTCCATGCCGGGCTGCAGATGCTGAGCCGAGGGCGGGGACTTATTGACCGCGCCACCACCCGGCCGGATCATCAGCATATGATGCATTTGCGCGATTATGTCACCCAGCGCGGCGATGATGCGGTCAGCAAGGATCTGAAATTCGATAACAAATATACTTTAGATAAACTGACGGATGTTTATCACAGCGGCACCAAGCATGAGGAAGAGCAGCCGCCGCATCTGGTCATATCCGACTATAATATCTGCAACGGGATTTGCACCGAGCAGTTCGGCAATCCCTGCCGGCATTTCTGCCCGGCGCAGGTATACGAGATGGTTGAGGATGCGGCCAATCCGGGGAAGAAGAAACTGCAGTTGACCCCCTCAAATTGCGTGCATTGCAAGACCTGTGATATCGCCGACCCGTATCAGGTAATCAAGTGGGTCGTCCCCGAGGGGGGGGGCGGGCCGAACTATACCAATATGTGA
- the ispH gene encoding 4-hydroxy-3-methylbut-2-enyl diphosphate reductase, which translates to MKKIIIAEHYGFCMGVKRAISIAEETMLHDRRVTILNEIVHNEAVVEKFKAAGVGQASSLEEIDGGTVIIPAHGASPVVFQAAQKRGLKVVDATCPLVIRIHQIIKKLAENGYHILHFGDDAHDETIGIVGYAPKQVTVIANLAAVQALGPIGGKLALTSQTTARTADFAEVEREAAAKYPQIEVFNTICNATNQRQAAIMELAPRVDLMLVVGSQSSANSKRLAQISAAICGRGYLIDSGNDICAEWFQASGVEIEVVGLSAGASTPDFLITGAIEKLKEIAGGAVEVIYPRRQSVQNRLALKDDDE; encoded by the coding sequence TTGAAGAAGATTATCATTGCCGAGCATTACGGTTTCTGCATGGGGGTAAAGCGGGCCATATCAATTGCCGAAGAGACCATGCTTCATGACAGGCGGGTAACCATTCTCAACGAGATCGTGCATAATGAGGCAGTCGTGGAGAAGTTTAAGGCGGCCGGGGTCGGCCAGGCGAGCTCATTGGAAGAGATAGACGGTGGAACGGTTATAATTCCGGCTCATGGCGCGTCGCCGGTGGTTTTCCAGGCGGCGCAAAAACGCGGTCTCAAGGTAGTTGATGCAACCTGTCCCCTGGTGATTCGCATCCATCAAATTATTAAAAAGCTTGCCGAAAATGGCTACCACATACTGCACTTCGGCGATGACGCCCATGATGAAACGATCGGCATTGTCGGCTATGCTCCAAAGCAGGTCACGGTTATTGCAAATCTGGCGGCCGTGCAGGCGCTCGGTCCTATCGGGGGGAAGTTGGCTTTGACTTCACAGACTACGGCCCGCACCGCCGATTTTGCCGAGGTCGAAAGAGAGGCTGCGGCAAAATATCCACAGATTGAAGTGTTCAATACCATCTGCAATGCCACCAATCAACGCCAGGCCGCTATCATGGAGTTGGCCCCGAGGGTGGACCTGATGCTGGTGGTCGGCTCGCAGTCCTCGGCCAATTCCAAGCGGTTGGCGCAGATCTCGGCCGCTATCTGCGGACGGGGTTATTTGATCGATTCCGGCAATGATATATGCGCAGAGTGGTTCCAGGCCAGTGGCGTCGAGATTGAAGTGGTGGGACTGTCGGCGGGTGCTTCCACGCCCGATTTCCTTATCACCGGGGCAATTGAGAAGTTGAAAGAGATTGCCGGGGGTGCTGTTGAGGTCATTTATCCCCGGCGGCAGTCAGTTCAAAATAGGCTCGCCCTTAAAGATGATGACGAGTGA
- the pdxT gene encoding pyridoxal 5'-phosphate synthase glutaminase subunit PdxT: MYSDLTVGVLALQGDYERHLHRLISLKANTCEVRVKEDLDGLDGLIIPGGESTTMNLLIDRFGLRDRLVEFCRKKGVWGTCAGMILLAREVDGARIRPLEIIDIRVRRNAYGRQLHSFHTYIKAALNGAPAALQASFIRAPMVLHYGPEVKVIAKYEETPVLLFQRNCLVSSFHTELDDDLTLTQYFLNNFVSLFK, from the coding sequence ATGTATTCCGATCTGACGGTAGGGGTGCTGGCGCTGCAGGGAGATTATGAAAGACATCTCCACCGCCTTATTTCACTCAAAGCCAATACCTGCGAAGTCCGGGTCAAAGAGGATCTGGACGGCCTTGACGGGCTTATAATCCCCGGCGGCGAATCAACCACCATGAATCTCCTGATAGACCGATTTGGCCTTCGCGACAGACTGGTGGAATTCTGCCGGAAGAAAGGGGTTTGGGGAACCTGCGCCGGAATGATACTTCTGGCTCGGGAGGTTGATGGCGCGCGTATCCGACCGCTGGAGATAATCGATATCAGGGTGCGTCGAAACGCTTATGGCCGTCAATTGCATTCCTTTCATACCTATATAAAGGCGGCGCTAAATGGCGCGCCGGCGGCTCTCCAGGCATCATTCATTCGTGCGCCGATGGTGTTGCATTACGGGCCGGAAGTGAAGGTTATTGCCAAATATGAAGAAACGCCGGTGCTCCTGTTTCAGCGGAATTGTCTGGTCAGCTCCTTCCATACGGAACTGGATGACGATCTAACTCTCACCCAATATTTCCTGAATAATTTCGTATCTCTTTTTAAATAG
- the pdxS gene encoding pyridoxal 5'-phosphate synthase lyase subunit PdxS: MNLEDKDYKIRVGLAEMLKGGVIMDVVSPEQAKIAEQAGAVAVMALERVPADIRAEGGVARMADPAIIEAIKKIVTIPVMAKCRIGHFAEAQVLQALEVDFIDESEVLTPADYKYHIDKWQFRVPFVCGCRNLGEALRRISEGAAMIRTKGEAGTGDVSEAVKHLREINSAMKQLTIMSAEELNGAAKELASPLDLVKLVARLGKLPVPNFAAGGVATPADAALVMQLGAEAVFVGSGIFKSSNPEKRATAIVTTVAHYRDPKVVAECSRGLGEAMKGISAASIPQDSLLQVR, translated from the coding sequence ATGAACCTTGAAGATAAGGATTATAAGATTCGAGTCGGGCTGGCGGAAATGTTAAAGGGCGGAGTGATCATGGATGTGGTCAGCCCGGAGCAGGCCAAAATCGCCGAGCAGGCCGGTGCCGTCGCGGTTATGGCGCTGGAAAGAGTGCCGGCCGATATTCGCGCCGAAGGCGGGGTTGCCCGAATGGCCGATCCGGCCATAATCGAGGCGATCAAGAAAATCGTCACCATTCCAGTCATGGCCAAATGCCGTATCGGGCATTTTGCCGAGGCGCAGGTGCTGCAGGCTCTGGAAGTCGATTTTATTGATGAATCCGAGGTCCTGACACCGGCCGATTACAAATACCATATTGACAAGTGGCAATTCCGGGTTCCTTTTGTTTGCGGTTGCCGCAATCTCGGAGAGGCTCTGCGAAGAATTTCCGAAGGGGCGGCGATGATCCGGACCAAAGGGGAGGCCGGGACGGGTGATGTCTCGGAGGCGGTCAAGCATTTGCGGGAGATCAATTCGGCCATGAAGCAGTTGACGATTATGTCAGCCGAGGAACTCAACGGCGCCGCCAAAGAGCTGGCCTCGCCGCTTGATTTGGTCAAATTGGTGGCTCGCCTGGGGAAACTTCCGGTGCCGAATTTCGCCGCGGGCGGAGTGGCGACTCCGGCCGATGCGGCTCTGGTGATGCAACTGGGCGCTGAGGCGGTTTTTGTCGGCAGTGGGATTTTCAAGTCCTCTAACCCCGAGAAGCGAGCCACGGCTATTGTCACCACAGTGGCTCATTACCGCGATCCCAAGGTTGTGGCCGAATGCAGCCGGGGACTGGGTGAAGCGATGAAGGGGATTTCCGCCGCCAGTATCCCGCAGGATTCGCTGCTCCAGGTGCGCTAA
- a CDS encoding Rrf2 family transcriptional regulator: MQLSRKADYALRAVMHFSGLPKGKLASIGTVAKSQKIPREFLAKILKDLTWAGLLVSYQGVTGGYRLARPGKDISFLDVIEAMEGPICLNLCCEGDRCECEHYKGCKMRDFWVKQQNSFRKALSQANFGKYKAILKDS; encoded by the coding sequence ATGCAACTTTCAAGAAAAGCGGACTATGCGTTAAGAGCGGTCATGCACTTTTCCGGTTTGCCCAAAGGCAAATTAGCTTCAATAGGCACGGTCGCCAAATCTCAGAAAATTCCTCGTGAATTTCTGGCCAAAATACTGAAAGATTTGACCTGGGCCGGGCTTCTGGTTTCCTATCAGGGGGTGACGGGCGGTTATCGGCTGGCTCGCCCGGGAAAGGATATTTCTTTTCTTGATGTGATTGAAGCGATGGAAGGGCCTATCTGCCTGAACCTTTGCTGTGAGGGTGACAGGTGTGAGTGCGAACACTACAAAGGATGCAAGATGCGTGATTTCTGGGTTAAGCAGCAGAATTCTTTCCGCAAGGCGCTGTCACAGGCGAACTTCGGCAAGTATAAGGCAATCCTGAAAGATTCCTGA
- a CDS encoding saccharopine dehydrogenase NADP-binding domain-containing protein — MKIAVIGAGLMGRAIVYDLSRAEGVVKVGLFDVEPEPAEEVARKYGNQITVSGELDAHDEDKVAAALKEFDACVSAVPYRYNEGLTRVAIQSRTHFFDLGGNNDVVSLQFAMDAQAREAGVTVIPDCGLAPGMVSVLAAAGIVEFDKVQSLRIRVGGLPQSPRPPLGYQLVFSSEGLINEYWEPVIILENGQPRTVNPMTAVEELEFDGIGQLEAFYTSGGTSTLPQTYRGVIDFLDYKTIRYPGHCQLFKPMLEIGLGSRGPIRIGEVQVEPREVFKKVLERNLTYNEPDLVLVRLTFEGIKAGRPKTLVYEIIDRQDNRTGLTSMMRCTSFPAAIIAWMVGVGKIEKRGVVPQELAVEPQSFIAQLRKRNINLTIKES; from the coding sequence ATGAAGATAGCTGTTATCGGCGCGGGGCTTATGGGACGGGCGATAGTCTATGATTTGAGTCGGGCCGAAGGGGTAGTGAAAGTGGGGCTTTTTGATGTCGAGCCGGAGCCGGCTGAGGAAGTAGCCCGGAAGTACGGTAATCAGATTACGGTTTCGGGTGAGCTCGACGCCCATGACGAGGACAAAGTGGCGGCTGCCCTTAAAGAGTTTGATGCCTGTGTTTCCGCGGTTCCTTACCGATATAACGAGGGGCTTACCCGAGTGGCCATTCAGAGCCGGACCCATTTTTTTGATCTGGGTGGAAATAATGATGTGGTTAGCCTCCAGTTTGCGATGGATGCCCAGGCAAGAGAAGCCGGCGTTACGGTTATCCCCGATTGCGGTCTGGCGCCGGGGATGGTTTCGGTCCTGGCCGCCGCGGGCATAGTCGAATTTGACAAAGTGCAATCCCTGAGAATCAGGGTCGGCGGTCTTCCGCAGAGCCCGCGTCCGCCGCTCGGTTATCAACTGGTTTTTTCCTCAGAGGGGCTGATTAATGAATACTGGGAGCCGGTTATCATATTGGAAAACGGCCAGCCGCGCACGGTCAATCCGATGACCGCAGTAGAAGAACTTGAATTTGACGGTATCGGTCAGCTCGAGGCTTTTTATACTTCCGGCGGAACCTCCACTCTCCCGCAGACATATCGCGGGGTGATAGATTTTCTTGATTATAAGACCATTCGCTATCCGGGACACTGCCAGCTTTTCAAACCGATGCTTGAAATCGGGCTGGGATCGCGCGGCCCGATTAGAATTGGTGAAGTCCAAGTTGAGCCACGAGAAGTTTTCAAGAAAGTATTGGAGAGAAATCTAACCTATAATGAACCGGATCTGGTGCTCGTGCGTCTGACTTTCGAGGGAATAAAAGCCGGCCGGCCCAAGACCCTGGTCTATGAAATAATCGATCGTCAGGATAATCGCACCGGATTGACCTCCATGATGCGGTGTACCTCTTTTCCGGCGGCGATCATTGCCTGGATGGTGGGAGTGGGGAAGATCGAAAAACGAGGTGTTGTCCCTCAGGAACTGGCGGTTGAGCCGCAGTCCTTTATTGCCCAGCTGAGAAAAAGGAATATTAATCTGACCATTAAGGAAAGCTGA
- a CDS encoding polyprenyl synthetase family protein: MDGDKLKSIVKPVEEDLALFDSRLVSFLTGDSPLITSIAQHLMKSKGKRIRPAILFLSARAAGFFTEHTINGSLGIELIHTATLLHDDVVDDADLRRGNETVNHKWTNLIAVLMGDYLFAKAFKILLKTESMELIDAISNATERVSIGELRQVEETSNYDLSEEEYMKIITDKTASLFAVSCAAGPILARKNGNIREKFTYFGEKIGTAFQIADDLLDYVGDAVVTGKEPGNDVITGKVTLPLIYSLRHGEKDKNREIMRLLGNGVKKREFHTILKYVTESGGIDYAYRRAAEISREGWTAVGGLKDSAYYRSLQGMVDYSTLRVG; encoded by the coding sequence GCTGGTCTCATTTCTAACCGGCGATTCCCCGCTAATCACCTCGATTGCGCAGCACCTGATGAAAAGCAAGGGGAAACGAATCCGTCCGGCCATTCTTTTCCTTTCGGCGCGGGCGGCCGGCTTTTTCACCGAGCATACTATCAATGGGTCGCTGGGCATTGAGCTTATCCATACCGCAACCCTGCTTCACGATGATGTGGTCGATGATGCCGACCTGCGGCGGGGAAACGAAACGGTCAATCACAAATGGACCAATCTTATCGCGGTTCTCATGGGGGATTATCTGTTCGCCAAGGCATTTAAAATCCTGCTCAAAACCGAATCGATGGAGTTGATCGACGCCATTTCGAACGCCACCGAACGGGTGTCTATCGGTGAATTGCGGCAGGTGGAAGAAACCTCCAATTACGATCTCTCCGAAGAAGAGTATATGAAGATAATTACCGATAAAACCGCTTCGCTCTTTGCGGTTTCCTGCGCGGCGGGCCCGATTCTGGCCCGCAAGAATGGAAATATCCGCGAGAAATTCACCTATTTCGGGGAGAAAATAGGAACCGCATTCCAGATTGCCGATGACCTGCTCGATTATGTCGGCGATGCGGTCGTAACCGGCAAGGAGCCGGGCAATGATGTTATTACCGGCAAAGTGACTCTGCCTCTGATTTATTCGTTGCGTCACGGAGAAAAAGACAAGAACCGCGAAATAATGAGACTTTTGGGAAACGGGGTCAAGAAGAGAGAGTTTCACACAATATTGAAATATGTGACCGAGTCGGGCGGAATAGACTATGCCTACCGGCGGGCGGCCGAGATATCTCGGGAGGGCTGGACAGCAGTCGGCGGTTTGAAAGACTCGGCCTATTATCGCTCGCTCCAGGGGATGGTCGATTATTCCACATTACGGGTGGGGTGA